A segment of the Desulfurellaceae bacterium genome:
CAGTGCCACTATTATTGAAGCCGAGGTTTTTTATTCCAAGGCAAAGGCGTTGCAGGTGGCATTTCCCACGGCAGACCGCGTCGAGACGCAAACCTTCTTCCTCACCCCGCAGCAGATCGAGCGGGTTGAGGCCCTGGCCCAGACCTCGGTCGATTCCAAGCTGGCCACCTTTCACGTCGGCCATGCGGCCGACACCGTGCAGGGCTACGCCTTTATTGAGACCCATATTGTGCGGACCTTTCCGGAAACCTTTCTGATGGTGGTGTCACCCGACGGCAGCCTGCAAAAACTCCTGGTCCTGGCCTTTTACGAGCCGCTCGAATACCTGCCGTCAGATCTCTGGTTGGAGCAGTTCGATCAGAAACACTTGACGCCTGCGTTACGCCTGCGGCGCGATATCCACGGTATCATGGGCTCCACCCTGACCGCCCAGGCTGCGACCCAAGGCGTGCGCAAAGTCCTGGCCCTTTTTCAGGTCTTGATTCAGGAGAAACCATAGCGTGCGCTTTGTGATTACCGGCGAGTGGTCCAAAAACCGGCTGCTCCAACTCATCATCGTCATCTTTGTCATTTATGTGGCCGGCCTGTGGCTGACCAACGCCCTGCTGTATTTCCAGAAGATGAGCCTCAGCTATGCCTCGGTGACGGAATACTATCTGGGATCGGAAGAACGTTTTTTGCAGCCCCGCAGCTATCAGGGCATGCTGGAAGTGGCACACTTTCATCTCTTTGCCATGGGGCTGCTCCTGCTGACGCTGACCCATCTGATGCTGTTCGTACCGCTCAGCCCGAATGCCAAGGCCGGGTTCATCATCATTCCGTTTACGTCCGCTCTGGTGAACGAGGGCGGCGGCTGGCTGGTGCGTTTTGTCCATCCCGTGTTCGCCTACCTGAAAATCGGCGGGTTTGTGGCCTTGGAAATCAGTCTGGCGGTGCTGATCCTTGTCGCGCTGTGGGCAGTCTTTGTCGGCTCTCAGGAGCAGTACCGCAAGGACCGCAGGCCGGCCGCGACGCCCCGACCGCCCTCCAACAGCCCCGAGCAGTCGCCCATGACGGAAGTCGGTCTGGAAGGAGTAGAGCGCTAGGATGCTGCGACCTCTCCGCCTCCACATCATCCTCCATGTCTTCGGCTGCCTGCTCCTGCTGAGTCTGCCGAGCGCCGGCCTGCCGCTGTCGTGCGTGATCGACGGCCGCTACACCATGGGCACGGTCTTGCAGCTGACGCTGTGTGGAACCGACCCAGACCATACCCGGCGCACCAGCGACAGCCTGTTTCAGACTGCGGCTCGGCTGGATCGGCTGCTGACGACATACGCGCCCGACAGCCCGGTCAGCCGTCTGAACGCCACGGCCGGCCAGGGCGCGATGCCCGTTCCGGCCGAGGTCATGGACGCGCTCTCCCTGTCCGTTCGCTACTGGGAGCTGACCCGCGGCACGTTTGACATCACCGTTGGCCCGCTCATGGCCTTGTGGAAGAACGCCTCCGGCCTGCCCTCCCCCGACGCTGTGCGGCACACCCTCAGCCGGGTCGGCAGCCACCAGATCGTCCTCTCCCCGCAGGGGACGGTTGCCCTGGCTCAGCAGGATATGACCCTCGACCTCGGGGGTATTGGCAAGGGGTTTGCGCTCGACCGCATGGTCGCCCTGCTCAAGGAGCGGCGGGTCGGCCGCGCCCTGCTCAATTTTGGCCACAGCAGCCAGTGGGCTGTGGGCCGCCCGCCCGATGCCCCAGGCTGGCGGCTGCTGGTCCGACTCCCGGACGGTACCATCACGGGGATCGCCACCCTGCGCGACCAAGCCCTGTCCGTCTCGGGCAGCCTGGGCCAGAGTGTCGCGCTCGGCGACCGGCGCTACGGGCATGTGATCGATCCCCGCACCGGGCAGCCCATTCAACGCGACCTGCTGGCCTGCGTGGTCGCTCCCAGCGCCGCCCAGGCCGAAGCCTTGAGCAAAGCCTTGCTCATCCTCGGTGAATCGGAAGGAACGGCGCTGCTGGAGCGTCAGTCAGGCGTAGAGGGCCTGTTACTCGAAGCAGACGGGCAGCGGTGGGAAACGAAGGGCTGGCGGCAGGCCGTTTCGTTTGTTGCTTTGTAAGCGCACACATCAGGAGAGACGTATGTCACACGAGCAAATCTTGAGTACCATCACGGCCGACAAGGAGCACAGCCGTCTTGAAGTCGCCCTCAGCTCCGATGCCGCCGGCGAACAGACCCTTGAACTCCGGCGGCAGTCGTGGGGCAAAGGCGTGGGCTGGTACCGGCAACACACCTTACAGCTCGGGCCGGCGGAAGCGGAGGCCCTGCTTCAGACCTTGCGCACAAGCGGCCACACCTGGCGGAAACACTCGAAACGGACTGGCGGAAA
Coding sequences within it:
- a CDS encoding FAD:protein FMN transferase, with translation MLRPLRLHIILHVFGCLLLLSLPSAGLPLSCVIDGRYTMGTVLQLTLCGTDPDHTRRTSDSLFQTAARLDRLLTTYAPDSPVSRLNATAGQGAMPVPAEVMDALSLSVRYWELTRGTFDITVGPLMALWKNASGLPSPDAVRHTLSRVGSHQIVLSPQGTVALAQQDMTLDLGGIGKGFALDRMVALLKERRVGRALLNFGHSSQWAVGRPPDAPGWRLLVRLPDGTITGIATLRDQALSVSGSLGQSVALGDRRYGHVIDPRTGQPIQRDLLACVVAPSAAQAEALSKALLILGESEGTALLERQSGVEGLLLEADGQRWETKGWRQAVSFVAL